The Cellulomonas sp. S1-8 genome has a window encoding:
- a CDS encoding glycoside hydrolase family 15 protein encodes MNAPPALPPDVPATPDTPTAGPAAPPGLLGCQVPIEDYAVLGDGHTAALVSRHGSVDWMCLPRFDSDACFAALLGTPEHGRWLLTVRDPTEVTRRYRGDSFVLETTYRTQRGTAVATEAMPLRDGRADLVRRLECTEGEVEVEHEWVVRFGYGAIVPWVRYETDPEGSDTIRAIAGPDSLVLRGDRLPSGDGHRHRDRFTLRAGQSVELALTWVRSWEPVPPRLTVPDRLDATAIAWGLWARDCVYDGPYREAVVRSLLVLRLLTDVTTGGIVAAPTTSLPETFGGERNWDYRYCWLRDAALTLEALLEQGFRDEATQWRDWLERAVAGDPKDLQIMYRIDGGRRLPESHLDHLPGYAGSRPVRLGNGAVDQVQHDVLGEVMSALAMARDAGLHETAGSWSLQRLLVDDLAESWREPDRGIWEVRGEPRHFTHSKVMAWAALDRAIDAVERYGMTGPVDRWRRVRAEIRDHVFEHGWSEELGTFVQHDGARHTDASLLQLVQVGFVPADGRHARGTLAAIRAELEVAPGLLLRYRTDRTDDGLAGEEAPFLACSFWLADALARQGDVDGATQVLDTLVPLANDVGMLAEQYDPHARRMVGNVPQALSHLALVRAVHSHDLAVQRAAAASGTQPLDSGRMTP; translated from the coding sequence GCCTGCCCCGGTTCGACTCCGACGCGTGCTTCGCCGCGCTGCTGGGCACCCCCGAGCACGGCCGCTGGCTGCTGACGGTGCGCGACCCCACCGAGGTGACCCGCCGGTACCGCGGGGACTCGTTCGTCCTCGAGACCACCTACCGCACGCAGCGTGGCACCGCGGTGGCGACGGAGGCGATGCCGCTGCGCGACGGCCGCGCGGACCTCGTGCGGCGACTGGAGTGCACGGAGGGCGAGGTGGAGGTCGAGCACGAGTGGGTGGTGCGCTTCGGGTACGGCGCGATCGTGCCGTGGGTCCGCTACGAGACGGACCCCGAGGGGTCCGACACGATCCGCGCGATCGCCGGCCCGGACTCGCTCGTCCTGCGCGGTGACCGCCTGCCGAGCGGGGACGGCCACCGGCACCGCGACCGCTTCACGTTGCGGGCCGGTCAGAGCGTCGAGCTCGCGCTGACGTGGGTGCGCTCCTGGGAGCCTGTCCCGCCGCGCCTGACCGTGCCCGACCGGCTCGACGCGACGGCGATCGCGTGGGGCCTGTGGGCCCGCGACTGCGTCTACGACGGTCCGTACCGGGAGGCCGTCGTCCGCTCGCTGCTCGTCCTGCGCCTGCTCACCGACGTGACGACCGGCGGCATCGTCGCCGCCCCGACGACGTCGCTGCCCGAGACCTTCGGCGGCGAGCGCAACTGGGACTACCGGTACTGCTGGCTGCGGGACGCCGCGCTCACGCTGGAGGCGCTGCTCGAGCAGGGCTTCCGCGACGAGGCGACGCAGTGGCGGGACTGGCTCGAGCGTGCCGTCGCGGGCGACCCCAAGGACCTGCAGATCATGTACCGCATCGACGGCGGGCGACGCCTGCCCGAGTCCCACCTCGACCACCTGCCCGGGTACGCGGGCTCGCGGCCCGTGCGCCTCGGCAACGGGGCGGTCGACCAGGTCCAGCACGACGTGCTGGGCGAGGTGATGTCGGCGCTGGCGATGGCGCGCGACGCGGGGCTGCACGAGACGGCGGGCTCGTGGTCGTTGCAACGCCTGCTCGTCGACGACCTGGCCGAGTCCTGGCGGGAGCCGGACCGTGGGATCTGGGAGGTGCGCGGGGAACCGCGGCACTTCACGCACTCGAAGGTCATGGCCTGGGCCGCCCTCGACCGCGCGATCGACGCCGTCGAGCGGTACGGCATGACCGGCCCGGTGGACCGCTGGCGCCGGGTGCGCGCGGAGATCCGGGACCACGTCTTCGAGCACGGCTGGTCCGAGGAGCTCGGGACGTTCGTGCAGCACGACGGGGCGCGCCACACCGATGCCTCGCTGCTGCAGCTCGTGCAGGTCGGGTTCGTGCCGGCGGACGGGCGCCACGCCCGCGGCACGCTCGCGGCCATCCGTGCGGAGCTGGAGGTCGCACCCGGTCTGCTGCTGCGGTACCGGACCGATCGCACGGACGACGGCCTGGCAGGCGAGGAGGCACCGTTCCTCGCCTGCTCGTTCTGGCTCGCCGACGCGCTCGCGCGGCAGGGGGACGTCGACGGCGCGACGCAGGTGCTCGACACCCTGGTCCCGCTGGCCAACGACGTCGGCATGCTCGCCGAGCAGTACGACCCGCACGCGCGACGCATGGTGGGGAACGTGCCGCAGGCGCTGTCGCACCTCGCACTCGTGCGCGCCGTGCACAGCCACGACCTGGCGGTGCAGCGCGCCGCCGCGGCGAGCGGCACCCAGCCCCTGGACTCCGGCAGGATGACCCCGTGA
- a CDS encoding YciI family protein: MSIFAVRYSYDERAEVRDTFRPEHRAWLAGQVEAGVLLGSGPFAGGEPGALLVLRAADEDGVRALLAQDPFAREGLVARTEVRAWDLVLGPWSTTV; encoded by the coding sequence GTGAGCATCTTCGCCGTCCGCTACAGCTACGACGAGCGGGCCGAGGTCCGCGACACGTTCCGCCCCGAGCACCGGGCCTGGCTCGCCGGTCAGGTGGAGGCGGGCGTGCTGCTCGGCTCGGGACCCTTCGCCGGCGGCGAGCCCGGGGCGCTGCTCGTCCTGCGCGCGGCCGACGAGGACGGCGTGCGTGCCCTGCTCGCCCAGGACCCGTTCGCCCGCGAAGGGCTCGTCGCCCGGACCGAGGTGCGCGCGTGGGACCTGGTCCTCGGCCCCTGGTCGACGACGGTCTGA
- a CDS encoding TerC family protein, translating into MTHELPVAFQAASFVAVVAILLLDLAIVRRRPHVPSVRESVTWVLAYVGLALAFAGLLAVVGGPAPAGEFVAGWLTEYSLSVDNLFVFLLIMSSFAVPREQQQRVLMVGIILALVLRGGFILAGAAIIERYTWVFYVFGAFLVWTAVRLVREGVGGADEAYEENALVRAVRRVLPMSPTYDGGNVRTVHDGRRVFTPLVVVFVAIGTTDVLFAFDSIPAIFGLTHDPFIVFTANVFALMGLRQLYFLLGGLLDRLVYLPYGLAAILAFIGGKLVLEALATNSLGFLNGGEPVAWAPEVPTWVSLAVIAGALGVATVASLARTSRGAAPTH; encoded by the coding sequence GTGACGCACGAGCTCCCGGTCGCGTTCCAGGCGGCCTCGTTCGTCGCCGTCGTGGCGATCCTGCTGCTCGACCTGGCGATCGTGCGCCGCCGTCCGCACGTCCCGTCGGTGCGGGAGAGCGTTACGTGGGTGCTCGCCTACGTGGGGCTCGCGCTCGCGTTCGCCGGCCTGCTGGCGGTCGTGGGCGGTCCCGCACCGGCGGGGGAGTTCGTCGCGGGGTGGCTGACCGAGTACAGCCTGTCGGTCGACAACCTCTTCGTCTTCCTGCTCATCATGTCGAGCTTCGCGGTGCCGCGGGAGCAGCAGCAGCGCGTGCTGATGGTGGGGATCATCCTCGCGCTCGTGCTGCGCGGCGGCTTCATCCTCGCGGGCGCCGCGATCATCGAGCGCTACACCTGGGTGTTCTACGTGTTCGGGGCATTCCTGGTGTGGACGGCCGTGCGGCTCGTCCGCGAGGGGGTGGGTGGCGCCGACGAGGCGTACGAGGAGAACGCGCTCGTGCGCGCGGTGCGTCGTGTGCTGCCCATGTCCCCGACGTACGACGGGGGCAACGTCCGCACCGTGCACGACGGGCGCCGGGTGTTCACGCCCCTCGTCGTCGTCTTCGTCGCGATCGGCACCACCGACGTGCTGTTCGCGTTCGACTCGATCCCCGCGATCTTCGGCCTCACGCACGACCCGTTCATCGTCTTCACGGCGAACGTCTTCGCACTGATGGGGCTCCGGCAGCTCTACTTCCTGCTCGGCGGGCTGCTCGACCGGCTGGTCTACCTGCCGTACGGCCTGGCCGCGATCCTGGCGTTCATCGGCGGCAAGCTCGTCCTCGAGGCGCTCGCGACCAACTCGCTCGGCTTCCTCAACGGCGGCGAGCCGGTCGCCTGGGCGCCTGAGGTGCCCACGTGGGTGTCGCTCGCCGTCATCGCGGGCGCGCTGGGGGTGGCGACGGTCGCGAGCCTGGCGCGCACGTCACGCGGCGCCGCGCCGACGCACTAG
- a CDS encoding TerC family protein: protein MDVPVWVWAVTVGVIVLMLAIDYVGHVRSPHEPTLRESTWWSAGYVGVALVFGVIVWAVWGSTYGAEYFAGYVTEKSLSVDNLFVFVLIMASFRVPRLYQQKVLLIGITIALVLRTVFILVGAAMIENLSWIFYVFGAFLLYTAWTQIKAGGEDSEEYHENPVLRWTRRVFPTTEDYVGDKMIVRVDGTRFITPMLIVMIAIGTADIIFAVDSIPAIFGLTQETYLVFTANAFSLLGLRQLFFLIDGLLDKLVYLSYGLGVILGFIGIKLLIHALHTNEVGFINGGEHVTAIPEIGTWLSLGVIVGTLAVTTILSLRRTRKDEAASALEEARAASLGLAADPDGEPGVGDRRP, encoded by the coding sequence GTGGATGTACCTGTCTGGGTGTGGGCGGTCACCGTCGGCGTCATCGTGCTCATGCTGGCGATCGACTACGTCGGGCACGTGCGGTCGCCGCACGAGCCGACGCTGCGTGAGTCGACGTGGTGGTCCGCCGGCTACGTCGGTGTCGCGCTCGTCTTCGGCGTCATCGTGTGGGCCGTGTGGGGCTCGACGTACGGCGCGGAGTACTTCGCCGGCTACGTGACCGAGAAGAGCCTGTCGGTCGACAACCTGTTCGTGTTCGTCCTGATCATGGCGAGCTTCCGCGTCCCGCGGCTCTACCAGCAGAAGGTGCTGCTCATCGGCATCACGATCGCGCTCGTGCTGCGGACGGTGTTCATCCTCGTCGGCGCCGCGATGATCGAGAACCTGTCGTGGATCTTCTACGTCTTCGGTGCGTTCCTGCTGTACACCGCCTGGACCCAGATCAAGGCGGGCGGCGAGGACAGCGAGGAGTACCACGAGAACCCGGTGCTGCGCTGGACGCGTCGGGTGTTCCCGACGACCGAGGACTACGTCGGCGACAAGATGATCGTGCGCGTGGACGGCACGCGGTTCATCACCCCGATGCTCATCGTCATGATCGCGATCGGCACGGCCGACATCATCTTCGCGGTCGACTCGATCCCGGCGATCTTCGGGCTCACCCAGGAGACCTACCTGGTGTTCACGGCCAACGCGTTCTCGCTGCTCGGCCTGCGCCAGCTGTTCTTCCTCATCGACGGCCTGCTCGACAAGCTCGTGTACCTGTCCTACGGCCTGGGCGTCATCCTCGGCTTCATCGGCATCAAGCTGCTCATCCACGCGCTGCACACCAACGAGGTGGGCTTCATCAACGGTGGTGAGCACGTCACCGCCATCCCCGAGATCGGCACGTGGCTCTCCCTCGGCGTCATCGTCGGCACGCTCGCCGTGACGACGATCCTGTCGCTGCGCCGCACCCGCAAGGACGAGGCGGCGAGCGCGCTCGAGGAGGCCCGCGCGGCGTCCCTGGGCCTGGCCGCTGACCCGGACGGCGAGCCCGGGGTGGGCGACCGCCGACCGTGA
- a CDS encoding VOC family protein, which produces MDRRLQIVMDAHDPRAVGDFWAHVLGYVQDPPPEGFATWEDTLRAWGLPEDRWNDAYAIVDPDGRGPRLFLQKVPEAKAGKNRLHLDVGLPGTAGHGGPPDRPAIRARAGELEALGATRVKEFDDAQQGYWIVMQDPEGNEFCLV; this is translated from the coding sequence ATGGACCGGCGCCTGCAGATCGTGATGGACGCCCACGACCCGCGCGCGGTCGGGGACTTCTGGGCACACGTGCTGGGCTACGTGCAGGACCCGCCACCCGAGGGGTTCGCCACCTGGGAGGACACGCTGCGCGCGTGGGGCCTGCCCGAGGACCGGTGGAACGACGCGTACGCGATCGTCGACCCCGACGGCCGCGGCCCCCGGCTCTTCCTGCAGAAGGTGCCCGAGGCCAAGGCGGGCAAGAACCGGCTGCACCTGGACGTCGGCCTGCCCGGGACCGCGGGGCACGGCGGACCTCCGGACCGACCCGCGATCCGTGCGCGGGCGGGCGAGCTCGAGGCCCTGGGCGCCACCCGGGTCAAGGAGTTCGACGACGCGCAGCAGGGGTACTGGATCGTCATGCAGGACCCCGAGGGCAACGAGTTCTGCCTGGTCTGA
- the uvrB gene encoding excinuclease ABC subunit UvrB, translating to MRPVTDLQRTVAPFEVISEYTPSGDQPAAIAELAERVLAGEKDVVLLGATGTGKSATTAWLIEKLQRPTLVMAPNKTLAAQLATEFRELMPNNAVEYFVSYYDYYQPEAYIAQSDTYIEKDSSINEEVERLRHSATSSLLTRRDVIVVSSVSCIYGLGTPQEYVDRMVTLAVGDRMDRDQLLRRFVTMQYTRNDMAFTRGTFRVRGDTVEIIPVYEELAVRIEFFGDEIEAIATLHPLTGDVVRTEQQMHVFPATHYVAGPERMERAITGIEAELEQRLAELEQQNKLLEAQRLQMRTTYDIEMMRQIGSCSGIENYSRHIDGRSPGSAPNTLIDYFPEDFLLVIDESHVTVPQIGAMFEGDMSRKRALVDHGFRLPSAVDNRPLRWEEFVERIGQTVYLSATPGDYELSMSDGVVEQIIRPTGLVDPQVLVKPTTGQIDDLLGEIRDRVERDERVLVTTLTKKMSEDLTDYLLEKDVRVRYLHSEVDTLRRVELLRELRLGEYDVLVGINLLREGLDLPEVSLVAILDADKQGFLRSGKSLIQTIGRAARNVSGQVHMYADTVTPAMRQALDETERRRDRQIAYNLEHGVDPQPLRKRIGDITEMLAREDADTAELLGGAGRQSSRGKAPVPGLGSRPVPHDERTRLAGAAAHDLADLIQQLSDQMHAAAGELQFELAARLRDEISGLKRELRQMQSATA from the coding sequence ATGCGCCCCGTCACCGACCTGCAGCGGACCGTCGCGCCGTTCGAGGTGATCTCCGAGTACACCCCCAGCGGCGACCAGCCGGCGGCGATCGCCGAGCTGGCCGAGCGTGTGCTCGCCGGTGAGAAGGACGTCGTGCTCCTGGGCGCGACCGGCACGGGCAAGTCCGCGACGACGGCCTGGCTCATCGAGAAGCTGCAGCGGCCGACGCTGGTCATGGCGCCCAACAAGACCCTCGCCGCGCAGCTCGCGACCGAGTTCCGTGAGCTCATGCCGAACAACGCGGTCGAGTACTTCGTGTCGTACTACGACTACTACCAGCCCGAGGCGTACATCGCGCAGTCGGACACCTACATCGAGAAGGACTCCTCGATCAACGAGGAGGTCGAGCGGCTGCGGCACTCCGCGACGAGCTCGTTGCTCACGCGGCGCGACGTCATCGTCGTGTCGTCGGTCTCCTGCATCTACGGCCTGGGCACGCCGCAGGAGTACGTCGACCGGATGGTCACGCTGGCGGTCGGCGACCGGATGGACCGCGACCAGCTGCTGCGCCGGTTCGTGACCATGCAGTACACGCGCAACGACATGGCCTTCACCCGCGGCACCTTCCGGGTGCGCGGCGACACGGTCGAGATCATCCCGGTGTACGAGGAGCTCGCGGTCCGCATCGAGTTCTTCGGCGACGAGATCGAGGCGATCGCGACGCTGCACCCCCTGACGGGTGACGTCGTGCGCACCGAGCAGCAGATGCACGTGTTCCCGGCGACCCACTACGTCGCCGGCCCCGAGCGCATGGAGCGCGCGATCACCGGCATCGAGGCGGAGCTGGAGCAGCGGCTCGCCGAGCTCGAGCAGCAGAACAAGCTCCTCGAGGCGCAGCGGCTGCAGATGCGCACCACGTACGACATCGAGATGATGCGCCAGATCGGCTCCTGCTCGGGCATCGAGAACTACTCCCGCCACATCGACGGACGGTCGCCCGGCTCCGCCCCGAACACCCTGATCGACTACTTCCCTGAGGACTTCCTGCTCGTCATCGACGAGTCGCACGTGACGGTCCCGCAGATCGGCGCGATGTTCGAGGGCGACATGTCCCGCAAGCGGGCGCTCGTCGACCACGGGTTCCGCCTGCCCAGCGCGGTGGACAACCGGCCGCTGCGGTGGGAGGAGTTCGTCGAGCGGATCGGGCAGACGGTGTACCTGTCCGCGACCCCGGGCGACTACGAGCTGTCGATGTCCGACGGGGTCGTCGAGCAGATCATCCGGCCGACCGGCCTGGTCGACCCGCAGGTCCTGGTCAAGCCCACCACGGGGCAGATCGACGACCTGCTGGGGGAGATCCGGGACCGCGTCGAGCGCGACGAGCGCGTCCTGGTCACGACGCTGACGAAGAAGATGTCCGAGGACCTGACCGACTACCTCCTGGAGAAGGACGTGCGGGTGCGCTACCTGCACTCCGAGGTCGACACCCTGCGCCGCGTCGAGCTCCTGCGCGAGCTGCGGCTGGGGGAGTACGACGTCCTGGTCGGCATCAACCTGCTGCGCGAGGGCCTCGACCTGCCGGAGGTCTCGCTCGTCGCGATCCTCGACGCCGACAAGCAGGGCTTCCTGCGGTCGGGCAAGTCGCTGATCCAGACGATCGGCCGGGCCGCCCGCAACGTCTCGGGGCAGGTCCACATGTACGCGGACACGGTGACCCCGGCCATGCGGCAGGCGCTCGACGAGACCGAGCGCCGTCGCGACCGGCAGATCGCGTACAACCTCGAGCACGGCGTCGACCCGCAGCCGCTGCGCAAGCGGATCGGCGACATCACCGAGATGCTCGCGCGCGAGGACGCGGACACCGCCGAGCTGCTGGGCGGCGCCGGTCGGCAGTCGAGCCGCGGCAAGGCGCCGGTCCCGGGTCTGGGCTCGCGCCCCGTACCCCACGACGAGCGCACGCGTCTCGCCGGTGCGGCGGCGCACGACCTGGCCGACCTGATCCAGCAGCTGAGCGACCAGATGCACGCAGCCGCCGGCGAGCTCCAGTTCGAGCTGGCGGCGCGCCTGCGCGACGAGATCTCCGGACTGAAGCGCGAGCTGCGCCAGATGCAGTCCGCGACCGCCTGA